Sequence from the Festucalex cinctus isolate MCC-2025b chromosome 21, RoL_Fcin_1.0, whole genome shotgun sequence genome:
cagtaaaaaatcaaatgtacatAATCTATGAAGGattgtatttattgattaaaACAGAATGGAAAATTAATTTATTGCAAGAACGGTATTCACCTCAATGGAGGAATGCCATGAGGCTGAATATGTACGTGAATTATAATACTGGATAATCAATCAGGAAAATTATTCCTGCTCttaaaatttgtcagaaaaatgtTGACCCAAAACAATCACAATACAGTTTAAATTTTGCTTGCATTTGACCCCAACAATGTTGAATTCTTGAGGTCACTAGATGGAGCTGTGTATTTACAAATCCAAAGCCCATGAGGGAAACTGTAAACGCTGACTCAACAAGCCACAGTGATGTCTCCTTTGAAAATCATCACCTTCCTCTACTCTTAATGTCTTACAGGTTTTTTTGACGACGCTATTAGAGATTTCCAACAAGCTCTACAGCTCAGTGAAGCCTTTGAGGATGCCAAAGTTGCCCTTCAACGGACTCTGCTGGACCAACAGGACAAAACTAACAGAGGATATTGATGTTTGTGAACATTTGTATTCAACGTATGTTGTCTAATTGCACACTGCACTCATCAAAACTGTTGTCCCTCCTCAAACCATTTTCTCTGGAAGGAAATAAAGGAAACTAGAATGCCACTGAAGAATGAACCAAAATATTGTTATATAAcaggtaaaaataaacaaaatgtatataatTGTGCATATTAAATAAATTCCTATTCAATTTGATTACGTGGCTCGCAATGGTTTTGTATAAACACACATGCCGCATACTTCAAATTGTGATACAGAAGTGTAATGATCCATCCACTTTTAACATTGATTAAATTGGTTTCAACCCATGGGCTTATTTGAAAGATTGAGCTTTGGCAGAGGTCATAAGATGAATTGCGTGAGATGCCTGATTTAGAGTTTGGTTACTCTAGAAAAACTTATTCTTGAGCCCAGGATGTGTAGGTCTAACATGCAACCTACACACACAGGAACACCCATGCCTGGATTTGAACTCCCAACCTTGGAGCTGAAAGGCAGATATGCTAACCACTTGCCTGACATGCCACAACATTGATTCACTTTTGAAACATGGTCTACCAAATAGTTGAGTTACTAAACTCACCTGGTCCTCCAAAGTGGATAAAGTTGGAATACATTTCTGTACACGTTTGTGGAAAAACAAATTACTTTGTGTAACTATTAATTAACTAgctcgtgtgtgtgtttgtgagcatGCATGTGTGTCGGTGGGCGTGCTGACTTGATTACTGATGACTGATGCACATCACCTGTGCATCATAACTACGAGTGGTATAAAACAGGTGGTGAAACCTGAATGAAGCagtcagctccttcttcacttCAGAGTTGGTGGGGCATGCTGGGCTTTGAGTGCCAATCTCTGCAAGTGTTTCTTTTCCTGTGATGGCATTTTTGGGGAGTTGGTTTGGCTGTAGTCATACTGATTTCAGGATGTCGAATTCAGCGAATGTGTAAGTACatctattttcttctcttttttttttttttttttctttcactgtGGTATTTTGGTGTCTAATGTAtctgttttattctgaaagactGATACGGAGTCTGCTGGCTGTGTTAATTGCCTTGAGTCAAGCAAAGCCAAATACTAAGAGCCACACAGAGCCAAGTGAGCTATCGttggacttttgtttttattattatgcttGCTATGTCTAAGCACAGTTTCTGTTGCCACAGGTGGTTTAAGGACTGACTGTGTGGGCAACCTGATGAGGCTGTCGCTGGACAAAGCCCTGGCCGTAGGGAACCAACTAGAAGTGGAGGCCATAAGTGAGTACAGAAACTCTTAAAATGACTTGGCTACAATGATTTGGCCTTACTATAAAATGGCTGCCTCGACCCTTTCCCTCAGATGGTACCCGACACATTGTGCTAACACCTGCCTTGGCTGCTCAGTGTGGCTACAGCATGGAGTCTGACCCGTGGGGTAACACCAGAATCTACACGTCACTGATGGGCTGCTATGTGGACAACAAAGTATGTTTGGCAAAAACCTGGTGGGGCTATAGGTGGCCGTCATTAAATTTATTCCACAACAGTTTAGTTTAATGCTTGTATGCGAGCAAGACTGGACTTTTGACTAATACACATGTCCTTGTAGGATGACACAACCTTTAACGTTGGCCTCAGACTGCAAATGTACAGCGGCAAACCATCAGATGTGGTCTCCCATAATGTGATGAAGACTTGCAGTTACACCCGCTGGGCCACCAGAGAGATTCTTTGTGACAGAAACTATATGGAAGTAAGTGGCTCTCGCACATTCCAGCAAATACAAAAGCTCACCAAGTTGtctatttcctttttttagGTGTCAAACTACATGCCCTCACCTGTTCCAGACACAAAGGGAGATGAGTATTCAAAGAAGGCTGTCCCAAGTGTATGTTCATTGAAACAATGTCAAAAACAGTTGTGCACTTAAAACTGCAATGAAAGCAAATGTTTTATAGCGCTCCGGTGAGTCTGGTATTTGGAAGCTGACTTTCTACACACCTGAGGCGATCGTGATGCTCAAGCGCGAGGCCGAACATGCAGGATACAAAGCCATGACCACTGCTGGCCGTCTGGTTGTGCGAAGCCCCTACAATACAGCAGAAACTTATGCCGAGGATGTAAGCAACacatgaatcttttttttttcttttttttttaaatcatgaacTGCAGTCTAACTGAAACATTGTTAGGTGGCTGGAGTCCCAATGGAGATTCTCAAGGTTAGCGTCTACCATGACGCACCTGAAGGTGCAACTGTAATGAACATGATGGCTGCTTGCCCTACAGGTGAGTTTCATTAAGAGCtggattatttctttttttaacgtgtTGGCTAACCCCAAATCAAACTACTCTATTACAGCAAGTGTAGATAACACCCACAACTAGGCTCTAATGCTGGCTTGCCTACATCTAAAGTGGCTTGAATTCCTATTAAATCTGGTTGTCcactacgttttttttcccctcccaaaaGGAACGCAATTCTTACCAGATTGACTTCTAGCGAAGTTAAACAATTTAAGCAGGAGAGTCAAACGCTAACATGCAAAATCGCCGCGTAATAACACATCGCTGGAGGCGTTTCTATTGACTGCTGCTAAATAACGTCACTTGCGTGCGGCAGTTTCAAatgtacttcctgttttttttccttttactttaaatgcatttaaaatcaacccaaaTGTTGGTTACAAAAACTGAGCGCAATAAGTTTGAAATttctttttaagcatttttcattaatttcctttcaatttatttctttaacaaATGTCCCCACATTTACTTAAACAGTGGAACTCAAATTTTAACTGTTATTACTCTTTGCATATCTATCAATAGTAGGCAATTAAGTCTTTCACCTAACTAGTTACACTATCCTAAATGATGGCTTTTAGTTCACCTACAAAAATGAACCTTAACTAAAAGCAAAAATTACCCCAAATCTAACTTAATTGGTCCTTCTACAGGTGGTGTCCTCTTCACCGAGGACATCATCTCTTGGCATGTCCCCCGCCGTGTGACTCCCCTTCTGGATGGAAGCGTTAAGATCCTGGAGATGTACATGGGTGTCAATGGACAGCGTCTGGATCGTCGTCAAATGGTCGCACGTGGTTACGGTCTGTCGGCTACAGACTTTCACATCATTGTTGAGATTCCCGTGGGCTGTCCTGATGGCTACAACAAGGTTCGGAATGCCCTACATCCTGGCAAGTCGGTCTGCATGATTGCCTTTACAACTGCTATGCCTTATTACAGAGCCATGCCCCTGATTACCAGTACCACATCACCTACACTGTCGAGCCCATGCTTGAAGTCCTGTGGAGGGCAGAGAGAACCCATGAAGATGCTAGATATAAAATTCTGTTCCCCATCACTACACCGCTCATGCCCAGGCCTCCCCAAGCTGTTGACTGTAAGTCACAATACAATTTGTAGGCCATGGACTACATTAACAATttgttgctttgttttagttaccAATGCAGAGGAGAGGTTGTTCACCATCCACGTGGGCACCTTCCTGGATGATGTGGAGCTAAAGAACCTCACATTCAATACTGGCACATACACTGCAGAAGATTGCGCTGCAAAAGGCTTCATTCTTCATGAGCGCAGACATCCTGGTGGCACAAAGAGCTTCTCTCTGAAAGTTCCCTTTGCTGTTGATGAAGTCCTCAAACATGTATGTCaactaatttttttctttttttttggggggggggggggggggtgtaatgGTGATGTTTATAAATGATGGCTTTTCACTCTGCAGAATCCTGAGCCCTTGGTTACAACCTACACACTtgctctagtcattggcttccTGATTCACCCTGAACAAACTCCTTTTGCTCACCCAGTGGAGTTGACTGCTTCTCTAAAGGATGTTGGTGAGACATGTTCCTTATTTGAGCAGCCTTATtcataacaattttttttttttaatacaatgtcATCTCTTCCCCTTTGAAGTACTTCCAACCATGAAAGGCACTTGTGATCAGCATTTTTTCTACACCGAAGTGACATTTGGAAGTCAAGGAAAGAATTTCGACATTCTGGTTGGCTACCAGCCACTATCCCCTGAACTGGCACAATCCTTCAGATTGCAAGAGAATGACACCCACCTCACCCTTGTGGTTCCCTTCACTGCCAAACAAACAGCATTTGAGGTAGGCTTAACTTTAAAGTTGCCATGAAACcaccttaacttttttttttttttttttttctcacagcgCATCACCTCAGATTCCATCAGAGCAAGACTTGACATGCTACTTTGGGAGCCGCGCAACAACTGGATGCTTGCTGACCTCTTTCTGACCTGTACCTTCCCCTTGAGGACCACAGGTGAGGAGGAATGCTTCATTTTGATTGGCctaatgttttgttgatgcgcTTTTCTTGTCTGTCCAGTATGCTACCCCAATGGAACCATTACTGCTCTGGCTGTCAAGGTGGAGGCAGTTTCCAACCTCATCCCCAGCTGGCTCACCCTCAATGACAAGTCCTGTAAACCATCTTACAGTGATGACCGCTTTGCTTACTTCTCATTCACTGCTAAAAGCTGTGGAACCACGAGAAGGGTAAATGtcccatttataaaaaaaaaaaaaacctttggagAGGAataagtcttaatattttttatttttggcctCCAGTTCTTTGACAACTACATGGTGTACCAAAATGAGATTGGCCTCTATTATAGCCACAAAGGCTCTTCCTACACAGCTTCAGATCCTGAGTATAGGCAAGTCTTCATCCTGATTACTTATTGATTACATCATGAATTATTACTTGAGCTGCATCCTTCACTCCTATAGGCAAACTGTCTCCTGCTACTACATGGTCAATGACACTCAGACATTGATGTTCGGCTACAAGTCCCGCAACACTTACCCGTCAGCAGAGATTGGCATGGGACAACTTGATGTGCAAATGAGGCTGGCTCATGGTAGGACTGCtgggcaaaataaaaaaaaaatagacaatggCTAATATCTTGTTCCTCTTCAGATGCCTCCTATGACTACTTCTACCAAGCTGAAGATTACCCAGTAGTGAAATACCTCAGGCAGCCTCTGTACTTTGAAGCAGAGCTGACTCATTCTAATGATCCTTCTCTGGAGCTCATCTTGGAAAGCTGCTGGGCAACTGCTCAAGAAGACCCAAGTTATCAGCCCAGTTGGGATATCATTGTGAACACGTAAGGGTGATTATTTTAATGGCATTGTGCATCCCCAAACCACCTCATTTATTGTTCGACTCGACAGGTGTGAAAACAAAGAAGACAGCCATGTTACACTCTTCCACCCCGTTGTGGCTGATGCCAGGGTCAACATCCCATCACATTTCAAGCGTTTCTCTATCAAGATGTTCACCTTCACCAAAGACGATGAGGTTCTCAAGGATGAGGTACAGCTATCATAAAGATGTAACATGAACTCACCCTGTGGAACATGCTAACATGGCTTTCTATTGTTAGATTTACATCCACTGTAATGCAATGGTATGTAACACAAATGACAAATCAGAAGGCGTCTGCAAAGGCCAGTGTCCACGTCGCGGTCATGGCATTACTGGATTTCATGGGATCAAAGGATTAAAAAGAAGTGAGTCTTAAATGAAAGATTCATCAACATGACACTGACTAATGTTCATTTGTTCCTCAGCTCAAAGAAGCAAGGACTCAACCCAGCA
This genomic interval carries:
- the zpax1 gene encoding zona pellucida protein AX 1, which produces MAFLGSWFGCSHTDFRMSNSANVLIRSLLAVLIALSQAKPNTKSHTEPSGLRTDCVGNLMRLSLDKALAVGNQLEVEAINGTRHIVLTPALAAQCGYSMESDPWGNTRIYTSLMGCYVDNKDDTTFNVGLRLQMYSGKPSDVVSHNVMKTCSYTRWATREILCDRNYMEVSNYMPSPVPDTKGDEYSKKAVPSRSGESGIWKLTFYTPEAIVMLKREAEHAGYKAMTTAGRLVVRSPYNTAETYAEDVAGVPMEILKVSVYHDAPEGATVMNMMAACPTGGVLFTEDIISWHVPRRVTPLLDGSVKILEMYMGVNGQRLDRRQMVARGYGLSATDFHIIVEIPVGCPDGYNKSHAPDYQYHITYTVEPMLEVLWRAERTHEDARYKILFPITTPLMPRPPQAVDFTNAEERLFTIHVGTFLDDVELKNLTFNTGTYTAEDCAAKGFILHERRHPGGTKSFSLKVPFAVDEVLKHNPEPLVTTYTLALVIGFLIHPEQTPFAHPVELTASLKDVVLPTMKGTCDQHFFYTEVTFGSQGKNFDILVGYQPLSPELAQSFRLQENDTHLTLVVPFTAKQTAFERITSDSIRARLDMLLWEPRNNWMLADLFLTCTFPLRTTVCYPNGTITALAVKVEAVSNLIPSWLTLNDKSCKPSYSDDRFAYFSFTAKSCGTTRRFFDNYMVYQNEIGLYYSHKGSSYTASDPEYRQTVSCYYMVNDTQTLMFGYKSRNTYPSAEIGMGQLDVQMRLAHDASYDYFYQAEDYPVVKYLRQPLYFEAELTHSNDPSLELILESCWATAQEDPSYQPSWDIIVNTCENKEDSHVTLFHPVVADARVNIPSHFKRFSIKMFTFTKDDEVLKDEIYIHCNAMVCNTNDKSEGVCKGQCPRRGHGITGFHGIKGLKRTQRSKDSTQQRKISSGPIHLFNSE